A genomic region of Candidatus Aminicenantes bacterium contains the following coding sequences:
- the sucC gene encoding ADP-forming succinate--CoA ligase subunit beta, which produces MKIHEYQAKDLFRSSGVSVPNGEVATTAQAALAAAERLGYPCVIKAQVHAGGRGKAGGIQLARNRSEAEKHIGEILGMTLVSRQTGPQGKLVRKLLVEQGLDIRRELYLAVIIDREMEMPVIIASARGGMEIEEVAQENPQAIFKQHVHPVTGLSDCHVRNLAFKLGLSKVQQKNFSQLLTGLYGLFMKTDMSLAEINPLIVTGSDEVIALDAKVTFDDNALFRHPDIAAWRDVFEEEPLEVEASKFELNYIRLDGNIGCMVNGAGLAMATMDIIKYYGGEPANFLDVGGATSAERVKEAFKILLADANVRAVLVNIFGGIVRTDLVANGIVHAVKGMVIRVPIVIRLVGTNEEEGMRILRESQLNFITESELADAVRRVVELARGDEHVHPR; this is translated from the coding sequence GTGAAAATCCACGAGTATCAGGCCAAGGATCTTTTCCGGAGCTCCGGCGTGTCGGTGCCGAACGGGGAAGTCGCCACCACGGCCCAGGCGGCGCTGGCCGCGGCCGAAAGGCTTGGCTACCCGTGCGTCATCAAGGCGCAGGTGCATGCCGGTGGCCGGGGAAAGGCCGGGGGCATCCAGCTGGCCCGCAACCGCTCCGAGGCCGAAAAGCACATCGGCGAGATCCTGGGCATGACGCTGGTCAGCCGCCAGACCGGGCCCCAGGGCAAGCTGGTGCGCAAGCTGCTGGTCGAGCAGGGATTGGACATCCGCCGCGAGCTCTATCTGGCGGTCATCATCGACCGCGAAATGGAAATGCCGGTCATCATCGCCTCCGCTCGGGGCGGGATGGAGATCGAGGAGGTGGCGCAGGAGAACCCGCAGGCGATTTTCAAGCAACACGTTCATCCGGTCACCGGGCTGTCCGACTGCCATGTGCGCAACCTCGCCTTCAAGCTGGGCCTGAGCAAGGTTCAGCAGAAGAATTTTTCGCAGCTGCTGACCGGCTTGTACGGGCTCTTCATGAAAACGGACATGTCGCTGGCCGAGATCAATCCCCTGATCGTCACCGGCAGCGACGAGGTGATCGCTCTCGACGCCAAAGTGACGTTCGACGACAATGCGCTCTTCCGCCATCCCGACATCGCCGCCTGGCGCGATGTGTTTGAAGAGGAGCCACTGGAGGTGGAAGCCTCGAAGTTCGAGCTGAACTACATCCGCCTGGACGGCAACATCGGCTGCATGGTCAACGGCGCCGGCCTGGCCATGGCCACCATGGACATCATCAAGTATTACGGCGGCGAGCCGGCCAACTTCCTCGATGTCGGCGGCGCCACGTCGGCGGAGCGGGTGAAGGAGGCGTTCAAGATCCTGCTGGCCGATGCCAATGTCAGGGCCGTGCTGGTCAACATATTCGGCGGCATCGTGCGCACCGACCTGGTGGCCAATGGCATCGTCCACGCGGTCAAGGGCATGGTCATCCGCGTCCCGATCGTCATCCGCCTGGTCGGCACCAACGAGGAAGAGGGCATGAGGATTTTGCGCGAATCGCAGTTGAACTTCATTACCGAGAGCGAGCTGGCCGATGCGGTCCGCCGCGTGGTCGAGCTGGCCAGGGGAGATGAGCATGTCCATCCTCGTTGA